Part of the uncultured Desulfobacter sp. genome, CAGATCATTTTTTGTCATAGCGGTAAGTCCCAGATAATTGTGGCCCTCGGCATAGTTATCCCAGCACTCTACAAACAGTCCGGCCAGGGCCTCAACCTTATCATATTCCTGATTTTCATACATTTGGGCAATAGCTTCCATTCTTTCGGCAGGAATCTCGAATCGGGGATATTTATTTAATGCAAACAAAAAACATGCGACGGGCAAGTCTATATGTGCCGTGTTTGCCGATCAATAAAGATTTTGAAGAATAACGCACTATGCTGTCAGAATAATCCTAGCCCGTAAAACGTCAAAGGAATCATGCATGGACGAATTACACCAAATATATTTTATGCTCGGTATTGGTATTTTTTTAATGCTCATCGTAGTCCTCCAGCTTCATTTCAATAAGGTTTATACCCGTGGACGGCACGGATTTAAATGGCACGAAAAACAATTTGTTTCACAGGAGGAGGCACCAGGGACATTTTGGACGATCATCGGATTACAGGGATTGCTTGGGTTGTGTTTAACGCTCCTAAGCTGTATAGAACTATACAAAAGGTTGTAAACTCCGGATTACCAAAAAAGGCTTACCTTTCTGTCCCATTTAAGCAAGGAGTCGGTGTATATCTTTTTTCTTAGTGCGCCGGTTCTGGTGCAAAACTGATTCCGGCTCGCTGCAATTGGGAAGGCAAATAAAGTCAGCATGGCTGGCATAGATATCTCCTGAATCACAGGATCACCATGTAAATAAAGTAAAGAGAGCCCCGACCCGGTTCAGACCGACATTCACTTGACCCCTGCAGGTGCATATGCGATATCAAAGCATATATAAAACCGGGTGGTGTAATATTTATGGAGTTCACAGATGTATAACACCTTTTTTAATTTCAGGGAAAAACCGTTTCAACTGGTCCCCAATCCGGACTTCTTGTTTTTAGGTAAAAGCCATGAAGACGCCCTTGCCCATCTGACCTATGCCGTCTCACAGGGAGACGGATTTGTCAAAATCACAGGGGAGGTCGGCACTGGTAAAACCACCCTTTGCCGGGTGTTCCTTGAACAACTGGGCTCCGACACCAAAGCTGCCCTTATCTTCAACTCCAAGGTCAATGCAATCCAGCTATTAAAAATGGTTCACCGGGAGCTGGGGATTAAAAGTTGTGCCGAAGACCAGGTTGATCTCACCCATGACCTGAACGCCTATCTCCTGGAAAAAAAGGCTGCCGGCATATCGGTTATTCTTCTCATCGATGAAGCACAGAACCTGGCCAAAGACACACTGGAGCAGCTGAGGATGCTCTCCAACCTGGAAACCACACGAAGTAAACTGTTACAGATCATCCTGGTAGGTCAGCCCGAACTGCGGGATCTATTGGACGACCACGAACTGCGGCAATTAAGGCAGAGAATCAACATCAGCTGCCACATCCGCCCTCTCGGCCGCCAGGAGACCCTGGACTATATTTCCCACCGGATCAGCGTGGCCGCCAACCGGCCCCAATCTTTGTTCACCCCTTCGGCCCTGAAGGGAATTTATGCATTTTCCAAAGGGGTGCCCCGGCTTATCAACATCATATGCGACCGTGCCCTGCTGGTTGCCTACAGCCGGCAGAGGAAAAAAGTGAGTGCCCGCCATGTCGCCGCCGCTGTCCGGGAACTGCAGTCCGTTACTCCACGGCGGCCGGTTGCCCGGGAATTCAGTCCCCGGAAAGCTGCCGCCGCGGCTTTTGCCGCTTTGATTCTCATCACCGCAGCTTATACGTTATACGCCAACAATATCTTTAACCGGCATAAAACGGTCGTAAATGCCAGGCCTGAAACAAATACGGCACCAACACCCGTTGAAATCGCTCCCAGCCTGGAGATTCAGGATAACAAGGCGGCACTAGCGCAGGCCGTAAAACCGGTACCGGAACCAGCCCTTAGCCCCGAACCAGACTTAGTAATGGTGGAGGGACCATTACAGGCCCCCTCTGTGCACCCGGTTGAAGCGGCCGGGACCCCACCGCAGTTGCTGCCCCTTGAAGGGGGCGAAGTTCGGAAAACCTTATTGGGTATCCAGAGTGCCGTGAATAGAAAGGAAGCCTTTGGCTACCTATCCGCCCTGTGGAAAAAGCCAGTACCGGAAAAACTGGAAAGGATGAACGGACAGATCGACTCCAACGATTATTTTTTTAAAATCGCCGCCGGCAAAAGCGGCCTGAAACTGCTCACCCTGGACACCGATCTGCTAAAGGCCCTGAAACTGAACCTTCCAGTGATTTTTGAATACAGAATCTCTGTCCAGTATGAAAAAGGGATTGCCGGTATTGAGGCCGTAACCTCTGACAACCGCTGCATCCTCTTTACCGGTACCGGACAACAAAAATACAGCGTGTCAATGGCGGACCTGCTCCCGTTTCTGGAAGGGAAAATGTATATTGCATGGGAAGACGGATTAGGGGGAAACCCCATCATAAATGACAATGGGCCAAAGGATGCCGTCATTACACTGAAACTGCTGTTATCTGAACTGGGATTCCCTATGGAAAATTTTTCTCCGGCTTACGACACGTATGTCCGGGATGCCCTGAGGCAAGTTCAAAATGAGGCCGGGATCGCCCAAGACGGCATTGCAGGCCCGGAGACCAGAATCGCCCTGCTCCGGAAAAGCAGGGGCGAAGAGATTCCCCAGCTATATCCCTCCCCTATTAACCATTTAAACCGATAAAATAGCCGGAACACCCGATGAGCACAATCCTCAAAGCCCTGGAACAGGCAGAAAAAGAAAGCAGGCAGCATACCGCCACGCCCTCCTTTGACAGGGGGCTCAATGAGAAGGGGATACCCAAAGAAGCAACCCTCCATATCCCGCGACGGGTCATACTCTTTTGCCTTATCCTTTTTATTGGCGGTATCTGCTTTGTCTATTTCCTCCCCCCTTCCCAGGAAAAGGCAGAGCTAACCGCTTCTTCTCCGGAGCCCCCAAAAAAGATCACATCACCGGTGGAACCGCTCCGCCCCCCCCTTATCAAGCCGACGTCACAGGCACTTGCCCCGCCCCGCCTTCCCAGTCCTGAACCTATGGTAAAGCCCTTACCCAAGTCGCCCCAAACGATAGCAAAGACAGCACCGCCTGCTCCAGAGCGGCCCAGCACACCCGAAAGGCCTAAGGCACCTCCGGTACCGGTGCCGGAACCGGTCTTTGCGCCAGTGACAGCAAAGTCATCGCCAGCCCCGGAAATTCCTCTGTTAAAGGACATATCCCTGAAAATTCAGGCCATTTCCTGGGACCAGGATCCCACGAACCGTATCACTGTCATAAATAGCAGTATCCTAAACGAGGGGGATGCCGTCCAGGGTTTCCAGGTCATCCGCATCGAAAAGGATGGCGTTCTTTTAAATGGCAATGGGAAAAATTACCGCCTGAAATTCCGCTACCGGTAAAAAAGGCTCCTCGGAAGGGGTTGGTAACCGCTTTTTAATATAAAACTTTTCTTTTTGCCCGGAACGAGGTCTTTATGGAGGGAGGAAAAGAGCAGCGCACAAATCTATTCTCTTCATGCGTTAAAGAAAGCCCAAATTACGATTTACCTGCTCGTAATTTGGGCTTTTTGCAACGCCATTAAGCATAAGCAATGACAGGATCACCGGCATTAATCGCCAAGGAGGATGTATGATAGAGAACTTTCCCATCCCGGACAGCGAAATATTCGCTCAGTGTTTTTCCAAATAAATCTTTAATTTCACCCAGTTTCTGATCTTTTTTTACCATATCTCCCAGGGTTACATAAGGATACCAGCAGCCGGTATCTTTAGCATCTTCGTAAACCGCTTTTTCAAAAAATTCAACCTTGCACAGCGTTTCTGGGGTGCCCGGCAAAACTTCTAAAAATTTTAATATGTTTTGTATGCCGCCAAGAAAGCGTTCAACATTCTCTTGGCTCCATAGCCCGCCGTTTCCGTTTTCTATCAACAGGCCCGGGATACCCATTTTCGTTGCCCCGCCAAGGGCCCCGACAGCGTTAAGCGATCCGACCGCATAGGGAAATCCTGCCAGGGACGCGGCTTGTTTTGACAATTCCATATTGTCAGGCGTGGAAAGCAGTGAATAAAAAACAAAGGGGGTCAATTTTTCATGGATATCACCGCTGTGAAGATCAAGGTAAAAATCAGCCTGGGAGAACATCTGGGAGGATACGGTATAGGCAAGTTTCTGGGAAATGGTGCCCGTTGCAAGCCCCGGATATTCACGGTTCAGGTTCTTTCCGTCGTAGGGTCCGACATATTGAAGCTTTGCAAAGAATGCAGGCGTATTGACCGCATGGACAATAATGAGCCTGCCACTGATATCCTGGGGGTTAAGCATGGAGGATAAACGAATACAGGCCTCGATACCGGGATATTCACCGCCGTGCATCCCCCCGGTGATCAGCACTGTCTTTCCCGGGTTTGCACCGTTTATCAATGTAACCGGCATTTTGACTTCACAGTTTACCGCGTCAAGATACCCCTGGGTTTTGGTACCGCATTCAGCAGTTAGGTTGCCCACCGTCAGCGTATCAGCCATCTATTCTCCCCCTTCCCGGTCTTTTTTTGCCATTGCTTTTATTGATGCAATCTTATCTTGCTGGAATTTTTTTACCGATTCCCATTGGGATTGAACTTGAGCAAGTTTCCCGCGCCTGTCGTCAATCATGCGCTTAACCTCTTCAAAGGACGGGCCGCCCATGACGCGTCTATGCCTGACATTTTCAACGGGATCAAGTGCCTTTTTGATCTCTTTGTCGCTGAGCCCGGTTTTTCTTTCAAACAACTCCATTGACACACTGTCAACCAGTTCCACGGTAATTCCTTCGCACGGGATATCACGCTCTAAAGCGATCAATGCCAGTTTGGACACAATTTTATGCGCCATATAAAAGGAAATCCCCTGGCTTCTGACCATTTCATCGGCCAATTCCGTCATGGTGGAGAAGCCCTCTTTTGCAAGGTTAAGGCAGCGATCCGGATTCACTGTCATCTCGGTGATAATATCACCTACATAGGTGGCCGAAGGAATGGCGTCCTTGACGATTTTTTCAAGCATGCCGTCCACATGGCCGGGTTCACGGCCGTTGCCCGGGGTGGTGGCTTTAAAATTATTAAACATGGAGGACAGGCGACCATAGGCGCAGGTGCCTGCAAAGCGGACCATCTCTATGCTCACGGGATTGACCTTTTGCGGCATGATTGAACTGTAAGAACAATGCTTCATCGCCAGCCGGATCATACCCACCTCGCGGATGTTCCAAATCAGCAACAGCTCGGTAAGGCGGTTCAGGTTACTGAAAAAGATGGAAAAAGCGGCCCCTGCCTCCAGTATATAATCACGGCTGCCGGATGCATCAATGGAGTGTTCAACAACCCCTGAAAACCCGAGAAGTTCGGCAACATATTCCCGGTCCACGGGAAACCCTGTGGTGCAAAGGGCGGCTGCCCCCATTGCGGATTTATTAACACGGTCATAACAATTTTCTACCCGCTCAAGATCCCTTAGAAAACAGTCTACACCCCACAACAGGTTATGCGCCATGGTGGTGGGCTGGGCGTGCTGGGAGTGGTGGGTATAGCCCGGCATGACCGTGTCCACATGATCAGATGCCTTTTCCAAAATCGCCTCAATAAGGCCGCATACGGAAAGGGAATAGTCAATCAGGTAAGCCCTGAACAGCATACGGGAAATTGTGCTCTCCATGTCGTTTCGGGAACGTCCGATGTGAAATTTTCCGCCGGTATCGATCCCGATTTCTTTGACAATCCAGTCTTCGAGGTTGGAATACAAATCAACCCGGCCTTCGTTGATTTGAATGATGTCAGGCCCTTCTTCCCAGACTTTGAGCAAAGCGCCTAAAAGCAGTTTTGCCTCTTGCTTTGTAATGATTTCTTGTTTTGACAGCATTTCCACATGGGCCAGATGCAGATGCATCTCAATGTCGAAGGTTTTTTTCCCTTCTTCGCATTGTTCTTCCTGGTATGTGACTGCCAGATCGGATTCAAGTTTTTCAGTTACCCAGTTTTCATTCAGCATATCTTTATCCCTTAAAAAATCTTTTTGTTAACAATCAATCTGCCCTACTCAGCCTGCTCAATCCGGGTCACAACGGTTTTCAATTGTGTATAGTCGTTGAGCGCGATGCGGCCTTTTTCACGGCCGATGCCGCTTTTTTTATAACCGCCGAATGGCGTTTCAACACTTGTAGCAGGATATTGATTGATAAACACCTGGCCGGATTCCAGAAGTCCTGCCACCCGATGGGCCCGTGACAGATCTTTTGTCCAGATACCGGCGGCAAGGCCGAAATCCGAGTCATTTGCAATCCTGACAGCATCTGCCTCATCCTTAAAAGGAATAACCACCAGAACCGGCCCGAAAATTTCCTCTTGTGCAATGCGCATGTCCGGCCGGACATCGGTATAAACCGTTGGCTCAACAAACCACCCCCCCGTTGTTTCGGCAATCTTGGCCACAGAACCGCCCGTGAGAAGGGTTGCGTTTTCCTCTTTGGCTATACTGAAATATTGTTTTACAGTATCAAATTGTCCCTTTGTAATCATGGGTCCGATAACCGCATCTTTTTGGGGACCAACGGACAATTGCGCCACCTGCCTGCCTAACTCTTGTGTAAATTCATCATGTATGGAGGCGTCAACCAGGCACCGGGTTCCGGCAATACAGGCTTGGCCTGCATTGGAAGTGAAGCCGCTGATCACGCCTTTTACCGCAGCATTAAAGTCAGAATCCGCAAAGACAAGATTCGGAGACTTGCCCCCCAATTCCAGGGTGGCCGGAATAATCCGTTCCGCGGCCATATGGCCTATTTTTTTACCCACGCCCACGGAACCTGTAAAATAAACCTTGGAGATACCGGGATGTTCAACAAGGGGCGTTCCCACTTCACTTCCCGAACCGGTCACCACATTCAGAACCCCTGGAGGCAGGCCGCATTCCACCGCCATCTCAGCCAGCATCAATAAAGAGACCGCGGTAAGCTGTGAGGGCTTTACCACAATGGTATTTCCCACGGCAAGGCCGGGGGCAATGCTTCGCCCTGCCTGATTCAGCGGGGCATTCCAGGGCAGAATGATACCGACGGTTCCATAAGGTTCCCGGCGGGTATAGCAAAGCCGTTCATTGCCAAGATCAATGATGTCTCCTTCAACGCCGGCTGCCAGCCCCCCGTAGAATTCAAAATACTGGGCAGCGGCTTCAAGATCTCCCATTGTCTGGTTCATGGGTTTGCCGGTTTCCAGGTTTTCTGCCCTGGAAAACTCCACAAGCCGCTCACGAAGCGTGACACCGATTCGGATCAGGATGCGTCCGCGGTCAAGGGGCTTTTGGCGACGCCACTCCGGGAGGGCTTTTTGGGCACCGGCCACCGCTTGATCAACATCCTCTGCGCAGCCCCGTTTCACACGGTAACCTGGCTTGCCTGTCCCCGGATTATATTCCTGGAGCCAGGCATCATCCGGCTGGACCCGGAATTCCCCATCAATATAATGTCCCCAGATTTCATCATTGATCTTATCTGCATTTTCCATTTTATTATTTCTCCAATTTTCTCCTGGAATTTTATGCGCCTTGCCAGGCCAGGCGGGTTTCATTGAATCTTGTCAAGGACCCGGGTCTATGTTTCCATGGGCTGGTTGAACCGCTCTATTCGGAATGCGTCAATGGGCAAAGCGGTTTTGCCGTCCGCTATAAATTCAGCTACGGCTTCCCCCACAGCCGGCCCGTCGGAAAATCCCATGCCGCAAAATGCACAGGCCAGGAATAGCCCCTTAATGCCGGGAGCCGGCCCAATGATGGGCAGGCTGTCGGGGGTCCATGTCGTAAAGCCGGTAAACGCCCTTATGATGGAGGCGTTCCTCAATTTTGGAATAATTATGGATGCACGGTTCATCGCTGTTTCTAACGCTTGTTTATCAATATCATATTTGAATTCGTCTACAGATTTTGCCGCATACCCGATAAGAACGTTTCCGGACAGGGTCTGGCGAAAATAACCGTACAAATCCGTACTTAACACCGGTCCCAGAAAATGGGGCAAAGCCTCGGTAACGAACAGATGGGACAGTTTAGCTTCAACCGGTACATTGATGCCTGCCATGGCGCCGATCTGCGCGGACCAGGCACCTGCGGTATTTACCGCACAATTGCAGGAAATAGGGCCGTCAGCAGTTTTTACGGCTGTTATCTTCCCCGTTTCAATGTCAAACCCTTTCACCTCAAGATGTTCCATGATCACCGCACCCTGCTTTTTTGCCTCATCAGCAATGAGCCAGGTGGATTTAAAAGGTTCTGCCGAACCGTCCGTTGGGGCATGAACGCTGCCTAAATAGACATGGTCCGCCACATCCGGAACAATGGCGTGGGTTTCATCTTTGCTGATATACCTGCAGTTGATGCCCTCTTTTTGTTCACGCGCCACCATCTCTTTCAAGGCCTTGGCATGGTCCTGGTTTACGGCCAGCCGAATGTTGCCGTGCCGGCGGAATTCAAAGTCAAATTCACGGCCGGCAGCCAGTTCTTCAAAAATTTCAATGGAACGGGTGACAATGGGCAGATCCACCGGCGGGCGATGGCTTTGGCATATGTTACCGGCAGCTCGGCCACTGCTTTGCTGCCCCACGATATTTTTTTCCACCACACAAACGCTGATTCCTTTTCGGGCAAGAAAAAGTGCCGTGGATACACCGATAATGCCGCCGCCTATCACGACAACATCATATTTTTTATTAGCCATTTACGATCTCCGGCTTATCAAAAGGGATACTGCTTACCATGGTATTACTTTAAAATTCTATCAGCCCGGGAAGATCGGCCAGTGCCGGAACTTCCAGGTCAAATTTTCTGGCACCGTCAGGAATGGTTAACTGCCTGCGGTTGACCCACAAAGTCATAAAACCCATTTCAGATGCTGTGGTATGATCGTACTGGTATCCGAATGCCACATGCAAAATATCCTCAGGGTTGGTATCAATGTTTTTCAAAGCATATTCAAAGGGTATTCTGCTTGGCTTGTATGCGCCGCAGTCTTCGGCGGTAAATACTTCATCAAACTCAACATCTATATTGGCTACGGACTGGGCAAGGATATCATTGTCCCCGTTTGAAATAATGGCAAGTTTGCAATGCTTTTTGAGCTCAGTTAAGACAGGCTTGACATCGGGATACGCCGTAAATGTACCCCAGGCATCTGCCAGTTTTTTCCCATCACCCTGGGCTACGGGAAGGCCGTTTTGCGTCAGGACATTTTCAACGCTCAGCTTCAGAATATCCCTGTACTTTTTATACGGCCCCTGGATGAGACGGAACTCCTCTTTTCCCCACATCTCCACAAACTTTAATACCTCTTGCTCGGAGTCAATCCCCTTACTTTCCAGGATATCTTTCCAGACCTGGATATATCCTTTTTTTGTATCTATCAGGGTGCCATAACAGTCAAAGGTGAGCCATTTGGGAGTTCTTTCAAATTTCATGTCAATCGTCCTTAATTATCTATTAGTATACATCAAGTTTTTCTTATCTGTTTTTCTGATACGCTGATCCAAACCAGATGGATACGCAGCCAGAAACCATTCCTTTAATTTTACTTTGACTATGTCGCTTTTGTCATATAATATGAGATATAAATATATTATATGTGACACGAATTAGATACAAAATACCCTTGAACCTTGTCAAGATTTTTTTTACAAATCTGCAAGATTCAAATAATTTAGACTATGTGACACGTTCCAGAATATTAATATGGACTGTCAATATTATAAGGAGTACCAGTTGTGAATGATCAAACCAATTTGAGAATCCACACCATGCAAAAAACCGAAAAAGTTTCTGTCCGGATTAACGGCAAAAAGGTGGATGCCTATGAAGGAGAAACCGTG contains:
- a CDS encoding AAA family ATPase encodes the protein MYNTFFNFREKPFQLVPNPDFLFLGKSHEDALAHLTYAVSQGDGFVKITGEVGTGKTTLCRVFLEQLGSDTKAALIFNSKVNAIQLLKMVHRELGIKSCAEDQVDLTHDLNAYLLEKKAAGISVILLIDEAQNLAKDTLEQLRMLSNLETTRSKLLQIILVGQPELRDLLDDHELRQLRQRINISCHIRPLGRQETLDYISHRISVAANRPQSLFTPSALKGIYAFSKGVPRLINIICDRALLVAYSRQRKKVSARHVAAAVRELQSVTPRRPVAREFSPRKAAAAAFAALILITAAYTLYANNIFNRHKTVVNARPETNTAPTPVEIAPSLEIQDNKAALAQAVKPVPEPALSPEPDLVMVEGPLQAPSVHPVEAAGTPPQLLPLEGGEVRKTLLGIQSAVNRKEAFGYLSALWKKPVPEKLERMNGQIDSNDYFFKIAAGKSGLKLLTLDTDLLKALKLNLPVIFEYRISVQYEKGIAGIEAVTSDNRCILFTGTGQQKYSVSMADLLPFLEGKMYIAWEDGLGGNPIINDNGPKDAVITLKLLLSELGFPMENFSPAYDTYVRDALRQVQNEAGIAQDGIAGPETRIALLRKSRGEEIPQLYPSPINHLNR
- a CDS encoding general secretion pathway protein GspB, with translation MSTILKALEQAEKESRQHTATPSFDRGLNEKGIPKEATLHIPRRVILFCLILFIGGICFVYFLPPSQEKAELTASSPEPPKKITSPVEPLRPPLIKPTSQALAPPRLPSPEPMVKPLPKSPQTIAKTAPPAPERPSTPERPKAPPVPVPEPVFAPVTAKSSPAPEIPLLKDISLKIQAISWDQDPTNRITVINSSILNEGDAVQGFQVIRIEKDGVLLNGNGKNYRLKFRYR
- a CDS encoding M14 family metallopeptidase yields the protein MADTLTVGNLTAECGTKTQGYLDAVNCEVKMPVTLINGANPGKTVLITGGMHGGEYPGIEACIRLSSMLNPQDISGRLIIVHAVNTPAFFAKLQYVGPYDGKNLNREYPGLATGTISQKLAYTVSSQMFSQADFYLDLHSGDIHEKLTPFVFYSLLSTPDNMELSKQAASLAGFPYAVGSLNAVGALGGATKMGIPGLLIENGNGGLWSQENVERFLGGIQNILKFLEVLPGTPETLCKVEFFEKAVYEDAKDTGCWYPYVTLGDMVKKDQKLGEIKDLFGKTLSEYFAVRDGKVLYHTSSLAINAGDPVIAYA
- the argH gene encoding argininosuccinate lyase, which produces MLNENWVTEKLESDLAVTYQEEQCEEGKKTFDIEMHLHLAHVEMLSKQEIITKQEAKLLLGALLKVWEEGPDIIQINEGRVDLYSNLEDWIVKEIGIDTGGKFHIGRSRNDMESTISRMLFRAYLIDYSLSVCGLIEAILEKASDHVDTVMPGYTHHSQHAQPTTMAHNLLWGVDCFLRDLERVENCYDRVNKSAMGAAALCTTGFPVDREYVAELLGFSGVVEHSIDASGSRDYILEAGAAFSIFFSNLNRLTELLLIWNIREVGMIRLAMKHCSYSSIMPQKVNPVSIEMVRFAGTCAYGRLSSMFNNFKATTPGNGREPGHVDGMLEKIVKDAIPSATYVGDIITEMTVNPDRCLNLAKEGFSTMTELADEMVRSQGISFYMAHKIVSKLALIALERDIPCEGITVELVDSVSMELFERKTGLSDKEIKKALDPVENVRHRRVMGGPSFEEVKRMIDDRRGKLAQVQSQWESVKKFQQDKIASIKAMAKKDREGGE
- a CDS encoding aldehyde dehydrogenase family protein — its product is MENADKINDEIWGHYIDGEFRVQPDDAWLQEYNPGTGKPGYRVKRGCAEDVDQAVAGAQKALPEWRRQKPLDRGRILIRIGVTLRERLVEFSRAENLETGKPMNQTMGDLEAAAQYFEFYGGLAAGVEGDIIDLGNERLCYTRREPYGTVGIILPWNAPLNQAGRSIAPGLAVGNTIVVKPSQLTAVSLLMLAEMAVECGLPPGVLNVVTGSGSEVGTPLVEHPGISKVYFTGSVGVGKKIGHMAAERIIPATLELGGKSPNLVFADSDFNAAVKGVISGFTSNAGQACIAGTRCLVDASIHDEFTQELGRQVAQLSVGPQKDAVIGPMITKGQFDTVKQYFSIAKEENATLLTGGSVAKIAETTGGWFVEPTVYTDVRPDMRIAQEEIFGPVLVVIPFKDEADAVRIANDSDFGLAAGIWTKDLSRAHRVAGLLESGQVFINQYPATSVETPFGGYKKSGIGREKGRIALNDYTQLKTVVTRIEQAE
- a CDS encoding FAD-binding oxidoreductase, which translates into the protein MANKKYDVVVIGGGIIGVSTALFLARKGISVCVVEKNIVGQQSSGRAAGNICQSHRPPVDLPIVTRSIEIFEELAAGREFDFEFRRHGNIRLAVNQDHAKALKEMVAREQKEGINCRYISKDETHAIVPDVADHVYLGSVHAPTDGSAEPFKSTWLIADEAKKQGAVIMEHLEVKGFDIETGKITAVKTADGPISCNCAVNTAGAWSAQIGAMAGINVPVEAKLSHLFVTEALPHFLGPVLSTDLYGYFRQTLSGNVLIGYAAKSVDEFKYDIDKQALETAMNRASIIIPKLRNASIIRAFTGFTTWTPDSLPIIGPAPGIKGLFLACAFCGMGFSDGPAVGEAVAEFIADGKTALPIDAFRIERFNQPMET
- a CDS encoding haloacid dehalogenase type II, which codes for MKFERTPKWLTFDCYGTLIDTKKGYIQVWKDILESKGIDSEQEVLKFVEMWGKEEFRLIQGPYKKYRDILKLSVENVLTQNGLPVAQGDGKKLADAWGTFTAYPDVKPVLTELKKHCKLAIISNGDNDILAQSVANIDVEFDEVFTAEDCGAYKPSRIPFEYALKNIDTNPEDILHVAFGYQYDHTTASEMGFMTLWVNRRQLTIPDGARKFDLEVPALADLPGLIEF